The window GGAAAGGAGCCTGGCCCGCACGCGGTAATCCAGGTGCGCGATTACCGTTTTGTCCGTCGCGCCCTGGCCTCTGGCGATATCGGTTTTGCCGAAGGCTTCATCGCCGGGGAATGGGATACGCCCGACCTCTCGACCGTGCTGGAAGCCTTTTCGCTGAACTTTGACCGGCTGCACGACCTGGTCGAGGGCAATATCGTCATGCGCACGGCCAATGCGCTCTTCCACCTGTTCAACCGAAACGACCGCAGGGGGTCCAGGAAGAACATCCATGCCCACTACGATCTGGGCAACGCCTTCTACGCCCGCTGGCTGGACGCCAGCATGACCTATTCCTCGGCCCTCTATGACAAGCCGGGCCAGTCTCTGGCCGAGGGGCAGACCGCCAAGTATGCCGCCCTGGCCCGGACGATCGACCTGGAGCCGGGGCACAGCCTCCTGGAAATCGGCTGCGGCTGGGGCGGCTTTGCCGAATATGCCGCCAGGGAGATCGGGGCCCAGGTCACGGCCATCACCATCTCGCCGGCCCAGCACGACTTCGCCCGAAAGCGTCTGTTCGAGCAGGGCCTGGCCGAAAAGGCCGACATCCAGCTTATCGACTATCGGGACGTTCAGGGTCAGTTCGATCGCGTGGCCTCGATCGAGATGTTCGAGGCCGTCGGCGAGGCCTACTGGCCTGCCTATTTCGGCAAGATCCATGACGTGTTGAGCCCGGGCGGACGTGCCGGCCTGCAGGTGATCACCATCCGTGACGACCTGTTCGAGCACTACCGAACCCATACCGACTTTATCCAGCGCTACATCTTTCCGGGCGGCATGCTGCCCAGTGAGGCGCGGCTGCAGGCTGAAACCCGTCGGGCCGGCCTTGATTGGCGCGACATCCATCGGTTTGGCCAGGACTACGCGCACACCCTGGCCGAATGGGCCGAGCGCTTTGAATCCGCCTGGGATGAGATTGCCCGGCTCGGCTTCGACGAGCGCTTCCGCAGGCTGTGGAGATTCTATCTCAGCTATTGCGAAGCCGGCTTCCGTACCGAGCGGACCAATGTCATTCAGCTGGGGCTGAGCCGCACCTGAAA of the Caulobacter henricii genome contains:
- a CDS encoding SAM-dependent methyltransferase, which encodes MRTAMTYPETALWRDPALKSAPGAFRAVVRIAAENWATGSLIFILPSGKRFEIAGKEPGPHAVIQVRDYRFVRRALASGDIGFAEGFIAGEWDTPDLSTVLEAFSLNFDRLHDLVEGNIVMRTANALFHLFNRNDRRGSRKNIHAHYDLGNAFYARWLDASMTYSSALYDKPGQSLAEGQTAKYAALARTIDLEPGHSLLEIGCGWGGFAEYAAREIGAQVTAITISPAQHDFARKRLFEQGLAEKADIQLIDYRDVQGQFDRVASIEMFEAVGEAYWPAYFGKIHDVLSPGGRAGLQVITIRDDLFEHYRTHTDFIQRYIFPGGMLPSEARLQAETRRAGLDWRDIHRFGQDYAHTLAEWAERFESAWDEIARLGFDERFRRLWRFYLSYCEAGFRTERTNVIQLGLSRT